A genomic window from Mesorhizobium sp. 131-2-1 includes:
- a CDS encoding DUF6600 domain-containing protein, whose product MPSYLGAHAAVVSVTVRERLATYGGWRTSSRFGEVWVPSVRSEWRPYTEGRWVWTDEGWYWESAEPFGDIVFHYGRWAYDSEFGWVWLAGYEWAPAWVVWRQGGDDIGWAPAPPRVADVAFDEDWWCFAPVAAIGAADLVTVVRPVRENVTIIRNTTIINQTVVVNNAPRARLGNQVVAINAGPRLPQLPKAVVTSIKAAKIVPPRKGDFAEARLDPSQGEAVKMLAGNAALPTQGAAPAIANMPVVVGHGPKKLPGVRTISPAGSIAEDASNPNNKKRKGVIAGNGVETLQTQMVPGGKRVYVRSKPAEVLPQQRFAHAPPNHQQMMVMHTPHRGPEKVAPHHPPMAVEARKVLKCDPHSQHCKPPG is encoded by the coding sequence GTGCCGTCCTACCTGGGCGCGCATGCGGCCGTGGTTTCCGTGACCGTCCGCGAGCGGCTCGCGACTTACGGCGGATGGCGCACTTCCAGCCGCTTCGGCGAAGTGTGGGTGCCGTCCGTCCGGTCCGAGTGGCGACCCTACACCGAGGGCAGATGGGTCTGGACCGACGAGGGCTGGTACTGGGAGTCGGCCGAGCCGTTCGGCGACATCGTCTTCCACTATGGGCGCTGGGCGTATGATTCTGAATTCGGCTGGGTCTGGCTCGCCGGCTACGAATGGGCTCCGGCCTGGGTGGTGTGGCGCCAGGGCGGCGATGACATCGGCTGGGCACCGGCGCCGCCGCGTGTTGCAGATGTCGCGTTCGACGAGGATTGGTGGTGCTTCGCGCCGGTGGCGGCAATCGGCGCGGCCGATCTCGTCACCGTCGTGCGGCCCGTCAGGGAAAACGTCACCATCATCCGCAACACGACCATCATCAACCAGACCGTGGTCGTGAACAACGCGCCGCGGGCGCGGCTCGGCAACCAGGTGGTCGCGATCAACGCAGGGCCGCGCCTGCCGCAGCTTCCCAAGGCGGTCGTGACGTCGATCAAGGCGGCGAAGATCGTCCCGCCGCGCAAGGGCGACTTTGCCGAGGCCCGGCTCGATCCATCGCAGGGCGAGGCGGTCAAGATGCTGGCCGGCAACGCCGCCTTGCCGACGCAAGGTGCGGCGCCAGCAATCGCGAACATGCCTGTCGTCGTGGGCCATGGGCCGAAAAAGTTGCCGGGCGTGAGGACGATTTCGCCGGCCGGATCGATTGCCGAGGATGCCTCCAATCCGAACAACAAGAAGCGCAAGGGGGTGATCGCCGGCAACGGCGTCGAGACGCTGCAGACCCAGATGGTCCCCGGCGGGAAGCGTGTCTATGTGCGGTCGAAACCCGCAGAGGTGCTGCCGCAACAACGTTTCGCCCATGCGCCTCCCAATCATCAGCAAATGATGGTGATGCATACGCCGCATCGCGGTCCGGAGAAGGTCGCGCCGCATCACCCGCCTATGGCGGTTGAGGCCAGGAAGGTACTGAAATGCGATCCGCATAGTCAGCATTGCAAGCCGCCGGGCTGA
- a CDS encoding NAD(P)/FAD-dependent oxidoreductase: MLDKAPNKKLSDLLDQFGAALAAGDIDRAVACFQEDCYWRDLVAFTWNIKTMEGRDQVRDMLVSQLAKTKPSNWAIADGEDASENGGVLEGWIRFETAVARGFGHIRLKDGKIWTLLTTMVELKGHEEPAGFARPLGAKHGHGKNRPTWKEEREKEAAELGFKTQPHTLIIGGGQGGIALGARLRQLGVPTIIVEKNERAGDSWRKRYKSLCLHDPVWYDHLPYIDFPRNWPVFSPKDKIGDWLEMYTKVMELNYWSSTEARSASYDDKKKEWTVVVRRDGKDITLRPKQLVLATGMSSKANMPAFKGMESFKGDRHHSSKHPGPDAYAGKKAVVIGSNNSAHDIAAALWEAGADVTMVQRSTTHISRSDTLMEIGLGSLYSEKAVQSGMTTAKADLIFASLPYKILHEFQIPAYAEMKKRDAAFYKGLEKAGFMLDWGDDESGLFMKYLRRGSGYYIDVGASDLIIDGSIKLKSGVEVKEIREHSILFSDGSELPADLIVYATGYGSMNGWAADLISREVADKVGKCWGLGSNTTKDPGPWKGELRNMWKPTQQEALWFHGGNLHQSRHYSQFLSLQLKARLEGIPTPVYGLQQVHHKG; this comes from the coding sequence ATGCTCGACAAGGCCCCGAACAAGAAGCTTTCCGACCTGCTCGACCAGTTTGGCGCAGCACTTGCCGCCGGCGATATCGACAGGGCCGTCGCCTGCTTCCAGGAGGACTGCTACTGGCGCGATCTCGTCGCCTTCACCTGGAACATCAAGACGATGGAAGGCCGCGACCAGGTGCGCGACATGCTGGTGAGTCAGTTGGCGAAGACCAAACCTTCGAACTGGGCGATCGCCGACGGCGAGGATGCCAGCGAGAACGGCGGGGTGCTGGAAGGTTGGATCCGCTTCGAGACGGCGGTGGCGCGCGGCTTCGGCCACATCAGGCTGAAGGACGGCAAGATCTGGACATTGCTCACCACCATGGTGGAGTTGAAGGGCCACGAGGAGCCCGCCGGCTTCGCCAGGCCGCTGGGCGCCAAGCACGGCCATGGCAAGAACCGTCCGACCTGGAAGGAGGAGCGCGAGAAGGAAGCGGCCGAACTCGGTTTCAAGACGCAGCCGCATACGCTCATCATCGGCGGCGGCCAGGGCGGCATCGCGCTCGGCGCACGGTTGCGCCAGCTCGGCGTGCCCACCATCATCGTCGAGAAGAACGAACGTGCCGGCGACAGCTGGCGCAAGCGCTACAAGTCGCTCTGCCTGCACGACCCGGTCTGGTACGACCATCTGCCCTATATTGATTTTCCCAGGAATTGGCCGGTCTTCTCGCCCAAGGACAAGATCGGCGACTGGCTGGAAATGTACACCAAGGTCATGGAGCTGAATTACTGGTCCTCGACCGAGGCCAGGAGCGCCTCCTATGACGACAAGAAGAAGGAATGGACCGTCGTCGTCCGCCGCGACGGCAAGGACATCACACTAAGGCCGAAGCAGCTGGTGCTGGCGACCGGCATGTCCAGCAAGGCCAACATGCCGGCCTTCAAGGGCATGGAGAGCTTCAAGGGCGATCGGCACCATTCCTCGAAGCATCCCGGCCCCGATGCCTATGCCGGCAAGAAGGCCGTGGTCATCGGCTCGAACAATTCGGCCCACGATATCGCCGCGGCACTTTGGGAAGCCGGCGCCGACGTCACCATGGTGCAGCGCTCGACCACCCATATCTCCAGATCCGACACGCTGATGGAGATAGGCCTGGGTTCGCTCTACTCCGAAAAGGCCGTCCAGAGCGGCATGACGACAGCCAAGGCGGATCTGATATTTGCGTCCTTGCCCTACAAGATCCTGCACGAATTCCAGATCCCGGCTTACGCCGAGATGAAGAAGCGCGATGCCGCCTTCTACAAGGGCCTGGAAAAGGCCGGCTTCATGCTGGACTGGGGCGACGACGAGTCCGGCCTGTTCATGAAATATCTCAGGCGCGGTTCCGGCTACTACATCGACGTGGGCGCGTCCGACCTGATCATCGACGGATCGATCAAGCTGAAAAGCGGCGTCGAGGTGAAGGAGATCAGGGAGCATTCGATCCTGTTCTCCGACGGCTCGGAATTGCCGGCCGACCTCATCGTCTACGCCACCGGCTACGGCTCGATGAATGGCTGGGCGGCCGACCTGATCTCCCGGGAAGTCGCCGACAAGGTCGGCAAATGCTGGGGTCTCGGCTCCAACACCACCAAGGATCCCGGCCCTTGGAAAGGCGAGCTGCGCAACATGTGGAAGCCGACGCAGCAGGAGGCGCTCTGGTTCCACGGCGGCAACCTGCATCAGTCACGCCACTATTCGCAGTTCCTGTCGCTGCAGTTGAAGGCACGGCTCGAAGGCATCCCGACGCCGGTCTACGGGCTTCAGCAGGTTCATCACAAGGGATAG
- a CDS encoding helix-turn-helix domain-containing protein has translation MNDIANNISSSLGNRIRSERTLRGWSLAELAERSDVSKAMLSTIEQGKTSPTAALLVRIAAAFGMTLSTLIARAELKGGGLLRESEQPVWRDPATGYVRRHLSPVSEMPLELIKVRLPAGASVSFPAASYAFIKQQIWLIGGRLDFTEGDVVHSLRPGDCLALGAPSDCTFHAPGPDAADYLVALVRG, from the coding sequence ATGAATGATATAGCGAATAACATTTCATCCAGCCTCGGCAACAGGATACGCTCGGAACGGACCTTGCGGGGCTGGTCTCTGGCGGAACTCGCGGAGCGTTCCGATGTGTCGAAGGCAATGCTCAGCACCATAGAGCAGGGCAAGACCAGCCCGACCGCGGCGCTGCTGGTGCGTATCGCGGCGGCCTTCGGCATGACGCTGTCCACGCTCATTGCCCGGGCGGAACTCAAAGGCGGCGGCCTGCTGCGCGAAAGCGAGCAGCCGGTGTGGCGCGATCCGGCCACCGGCTATGTCAGGCGGCACCTGTCGCCGGTGTCGGAGATGCCGCTCGAACTGATCAAGGTGCGGTTGCCGGCAGGCGCGAGCGTCAGCTTTCCCGCGGCGTCCTACGCCTTCATCAAGCAGCAGATCTGGCTGATCGGCGGGCGGCTCGATTTCACCGAAGGCGATGTCGTGCACAGTCTTCGGCCCGGCGACTGCCTGGCGCTCGGCGCGCCGTCCGACTGCACCTTCCATGCCCCGGGTCCGGACGCCGCCGACTATCTGGTCGCGCTGGTCAGGGGCTGA
- a CDS encoding LysR family transcriptional regulator has translation MARAVDTLPPLDWLRSFEAAARQSNFTAAAAELGLTQAAVSQHIRALEQRLKTRLFLRLARGVALSPEGAAYLPHIQSAFATIGNSTTELFEPRAVQTVTIRVPISFALLVLVPALPDLARALPRIQLDVVTIHRPTDYDQPGSVLDIRFGNGNFPGREADRLTVERLVPVASPALAGNAEWTSLPLLLVAGAREMWAEWFAAAGVPGHPGRSHRFDSFVAAMEAAKADAGVLLGSRPLIDSALASKALVALSGFELSSSSGHFLTRASSARLTRAEQDFRLWLLSRLDGGRSAPG, from the coding sequence ATGGCTAGAGCTGTCGACACCTTGCCTCCGCTCGACTGGCTGCGCAGTTTCGAGGCGGCGGCGCGGCAGTCGAACTTCACCGCCGCCGCGGCCGAGCTCGGACTCACGCAAGCCGCCGTCAGCCAGCACATTCGCGCCCTCGAGCAACGGCTGAAGACCAGGCTGTTCCTGCGGCTTGCCCGCGGTGTGGCGCTCTCGCCGGAAGGCGCCGCCTACCTTCCACACATCCAGTCGGCCTTCGCCACCATCGGTAACAGCACCACGGAATTGTTCGAGCCGCGTGCCGTCCAGACCGTGACGATACGGGTGCCGATCTCCTTTGCCCTGTTGGTGCTCGTGCCCGCGCTGCCCGACCTGGCGAGAGCCCTGCCGCGGATCCAGCTCGACGTCGTGACCATTCACCGCCCCACCGATTACGACCAGCCGGGCTCGGTGCTCGACATCCGCTTCGGCAACGGAAATTTCCCCGGTCGCGAGGCGGACAGGCTGACGGTCGAGCGGCTGGTGCCGGTGGCCTCCCCGGCCCTTGCCGGCAATGCGGAGTGGACTTCCCTGCCCTTGCTCCTGGTCGCCGGGGCTCGCGAAATGTGGGCCGAATGGTTTGCCGCCGCCGGCGTGCCGGGACATCCCGGACGTTCGCATCGCTTCGACAGTTTCGTCGCCGCCATGGAGGCGGCCAAGGCCGACGCCGGCGTCCTGCTGGGCTCCAGGCCGCTGATCGATTCGGCACTTGCCAGCAAGGCGCTCGTGGCGCTTTCCGGCTTCGAGCTTTCCAGCAGCTCAGGCCATTTCCTGACACGCGCTTCGTCCGCGCGGCTGACACGCGCCGAACAGGACTTTCGCCTGTGGCTGCTGTCACGCCTGGACGGAGGCAGGTCAGCGCCGGGTTAG
- a CDS encoding GNAT family N-acetyltransferase, producing MSSIEISILSEAAETEKLLATLLVDTVAGGGSVSFMHPLAPDAAEAFWRKSLAAAARGERVVLGAWDGEVLAGTVTLLLDFPPNQPHRAEIAKLMTRIDRRGQGVATRLMRAAEDIAVGRGRTLLVLDTASEDGASGLYERLGFRLTGEIPDFALKPHGGLTGTLIYWKRIGGLG from the coding sequence ATGAGTTCCATAGAAATCAGCATCCTGAGTGAGGCGGCCGAGACGGAGAAACTGCTGGCTACGCTTCTTGTCGACACCGTGGCCGGCGGCGGGTCGGTGAGCTTCATGCACCCTTTGGCGCCAGATGCCGCGGAGGCCTTCTGGCGGAAGTCGCTTGCGGCGGCGGCGCGAGGCGAAAGGGTGGTACTGGGCGCATGGGATGGCGAGGTCCTTGCCGGCACGGTCACCTTGCTGCTCGACTTCCCTCCCAACCAGCCGCACCGAGCCGAGATCGCCAAGCTGATGACCCGCATCGACCGTCGCGGCCAGGGCGTGGCGACCCGCCTGATGCGGGCCGCCGAAGACATCGCCGTGGGGAGAGGCCGCACCTTGCTGGTGCTGGACACGGCAAGCGAGGACGGAGCTTCCGGCCTTTACGAGAGACTGGGATTCAGGCTGACCGGCGAAATCCCGGACTTCGCGCTGAAGCCGCATGGCGGATTGACCGGCACGCTGATCTACTGGAAGCGGATTGGCGGATTGGGCTAA
- the tmpB gene encoding (R)-1-hydroxy-2-trimethylaminoethylphosphonate oxygenase has product MSGQELNAGNIVEFIADIFERRGAESYLGEPVTMSEHMLQGAWLAEQDDAPEELVAAALLHDIGHYTSEFGTYSPDDVEDKHHDEAGGEVLAPFFPPVIVECVRLHVSAKRYLCATDPTYFGKLSPASVHTLSLQGGPMSAEEVAEFRRNPFHEAAVRVRIWDEGGKVANMKTRAFRDYVPLLERVVRKFAAVGAA; this is encoded by the coding sequence ATGAGCGGACAGGAGCTGAACGCGGGCAACATCGTCGAGTTCATCGCCGACATTTTCGAGCGGCGGGGCGCGGAGTCCTATCTCGGCGAACCGGTCACCATGTCCGAGCATATGCTGCAGGGCGCGTGGCTCGCCGAGCAGGACGACGCGCCGGAGGAACTGGTGGCGGCGGCACTGCTGCACGACATCGGCCACTACACCAGCGAGTTCGGCACCTATTCGCCCGACGATGTCGAGGACAAGCATCATGATGAAGCCGGCGGCGAGGTGCTGGCGCCGTTCTTCCCGCCGGTCATCGTCGAATGCGTGCGCCTGCACGTCTCGGCCAAGCGCTATCTCTGCGCGACGGACCCGACCTATTTCGGCAAGCTCTCGCCGGCATCCGTGCACACGCTGTCGCTGCAGGGCGGCCCGATGAGCGCCGAGGAGGTGGCCGAGTTCCGCAGAAACCCGTTTCATGAGGCAGCGGTGCGCGTCCGCATCTGGGACGAGGGCGGCAAGGTCGCCAACATGAAGACGCGGGCGTTTCGCGACTACGTGCCGCTGCTGGAACGGGTGGTGAGGAAGTTCGCCGCTGTAGGGGCCGCCTGA
- the tmpA gene encoding 2-trimethylaminoethylphosphonate dioxygenase gives MELLDMLTKALIGDEGRTVELAWENGTRTRFHAMWLRDNALDDKTRSAGNGQRLITILDIPAETRIAAASIKGGALEIGFVPEQKTVSFPEAWLYAHAYDRVELRKGGWTADVVQCWTRATMQNSVPRGAYAAARNDRTVLREWLSAVRTYGFAVMDGLPAESGALCKVSDLFGYIRETNYGRWFEVRAEVNPNNLAYTNLGLQAHTDNPYRDPVPTLQILACIENTVEGGESSVVDGFAVAAALQAEDPQGFRLLSSYPARFEYAGSSGVRLKAKRPMIELGPDGELICIRFNNRSLAPTVDVPFAEMDKYYAAYRRFAELIEDPAFEVTFKLEAGQAFIVDNTRVMHARKAFSGSGKRWLQGCYADKDGLLSTLAAIEHDFREAAE, from the coding sequence ATGGAGCTTCTGGATATGCTGACCAAGGCGCTGATCGGCGACGAGGGACGGACGGTCGAACTTGCCTGGGAGAACGGGACGCGCACCCGGTTTCATGCCATGTGGCTGCGCGACAATGCATTGGACGATAAAACGCGCAGCGCCGGCAACGGGCAGCGCCTGATCACCATCCTCGACATTCCGGCCGAGACGCGGATCGCGGCGGCCTCGATCAAGGGTGGCGCGCTGGAGATCGGCTTCGTGCCCGAGCAAAAGACCGTCAGCTTCCCGGAAGCCTGGCTGTACGCGCATGCCTATGACCGCGTCGAGCTGCGCAAGGGTGGCTGGACGGCCGACGTGGTTCAATGCTGGACCAGGGCGACGATGCAGAATTCGGTGCCGCGCGGGGCGTACGCGGCTGCCCGAAACGATCGCACCGTCCTCAGGGAATGGCTTTCGGCCGTGAGGACCTACGGTTTTGCGGTGATGGATGGCCTGCCGGCGGAATCGGGCGCGCTGTGCAAGGTGTCCGACCTGTTCGGCTATATCAGGGAGACCAATTACGGGCGCTGGTTCGAGGTGCGTGCCGAGGTCAATCCGAACAACCTCGCCTATACCAATCTCGGCCTGCAGGCGCATACCGACAATCCCTACCGCGATCCGGTGCCGACGTTGCAAATCCTTGCGTGCATCGAGAACACGGTCGAGGGCGGCGAGTCCAGCGTCGTCGACGGCTTCGCCGTTGCGGCCGCCCTGCAGGCCGAAGATCCGCAAGGGTTCCGGCTGCTGAGCTCCTACCCGGCGCGGTTCGAATATGCCGGCTCGTCGGGCGTGCGGCTCAAGGCCAAGCGTCCGATGATCGAGCTCGGACCGGATGGCGAGCTGATCTGCATCCGCTTCAACAACCGCTCGCTGGCACCGACGGTCGACGTGCCCTTCGCGGAGATGGACAAATATTACGCGGCCTATCGCCGGTTCGCCGAGCTGATCGAGGATCCGGCCTTCGAGGTGACGTTCAAGCTGGAAGCCGGGCAGGCCTTCATCGTCGACAACACCCGCGTCATGCATGCGCGCAAGGCGTTCTCCGGTTCCGGCAAACGCTGGCTGCAGGGCTGCTACGCCGACAAGGACGGGCTGCTGTCGACACTGGCGGCGATCGAGCACGATTTCAGGGAGGCGGCGGAATGA